The following are encoded together in the Methanosarcina flavescens genome:
- a CDS encoding DNA integrity scanning protein DisA nucleotide-binding domain protein translates to MDRARIIAETAARISKELDAAAIMVSGELSFEGIETGGIPVYYISMRPKSIIDHLVSTGKDGKAPLKELGDQINREASGNSENLQQAAAIEYVLGNQESGIIVGVVETRGSSSIIVHSLDENPLIKAMKECQERIKSEVMSAIMKISFDIILTGREGKKMGAAFIIGDSEEVLKRSHQLILNPYAGHDETYRSVLDKRNWESIKEFAQLDGVFVVDENGIIHAAGRYLDVDGKNVDIEKGLGGRHVSAAAISRDTVAIAVTISESGGVLRVYKDAKEIICMECLKPAVRYI, encoded by the coding sequence ATGGATAGAGCACGTATAATTGCAGAAACGGCAGCCCGGATTTCCAAAGAACTTGATGCTGCCGCAATTATGGTTTCCGGGGAGCTGAGTTTTGAAGGGATTGAAACGGGGGGAATTCCGGTCTATTATATCTCCATGCGCCCGAAAAGCATAATAGACCACCTGGTCTCAACTGGAAAAGATGGAAAAGCCCCCTTAAAGGAGCTTGGTGATCAGATAAATCGGGAAGCTTCGGGGAACTCAGAAAACCTTCAGCAGGCTGCCGCCATAGAGTACGTGCTCGGGAATCAGGAAAGCGGGATTATTGTAGGCGTGGTTGAAACTCGTGGTTCCAGTTCGATTATTGTGCATAGCCTCGATGAAAACCCCCTTATAAAAGCCATGAAGGAATGCCAGGAAAGGATAAAATCTGAAGTGATGAGTGCAATCATGAAAATCTCATTTGATATTATCCTGACAGGCAGGGAAGGCAAGAAAATGGGTGCTGCCTTCATTATAGGTGATTCTGAAGAGGTTCTGAAACGCTCTCACCAGTTAATACTGAATCCGTATGCAGGCCACGATGAAACTTACCGGAGCGTCCTTGACAAAAGAAACTGGGAATCCATAAAGGAATTTGCCCAACTGGATGGAGTTTTTGTGGTGGATGAAAATGGTATTATCCATGCAGCAGGCCGTTATCTTGACGTTGATGGGAAAAATGTGGATATTGAAAAAGGACTGGGAGGCAGGCATGTATCGGCAGCCGCAATCAGCAGGGATACGGTTGCGATTGCAGTTACAATATCCGAATCAGGTGGAGTTCTCAGAGTGTATAAAGATGCAAAAGAAATAATCTGTATGGAGTGCCTGAAGCCTGCGGTGAGGTACATTTAA
- the thpR gene encoding RNA 2',3'-cyclic phosphodiesterase, protein MIRTFIAVELDPGFIEKIRELQDRFSGFDLKFVDPELVHITLKFLGNVDESKIPSLSAALDSITCEPFETKIGRLGVFPKPSNPRVLWLGATGNFWALHENVENLLEPFKFEKDDREFTAHATLARIKFLKKDKKNAFINTVKELKDIEIGTMWVNKVALKKSTLTPEGPIYETLHTVYMD, encoded by the coding sequence TTGATCAGGACATTTATAGCAGTAGAATTAGATCCCGGATTTATAGAGAAGATTCGAGAGCTTCAGGATAGATTTTCCGGTTTTGATCTAAAGTTTGTTGATCCTGAACTCGTTCATATAACTTTGAAATTCCTTGGAAATGTGGACGAATCAAAGATTCCATCGCTTTCCGCAGCCCTCGATTCCATTACGTGTGAACCTTTTGAGACAAAAATCGGGAGGCTTGGAGTTTTCCCCAAACCTTCGAATCCTAGAGTGCTATGGCTGGGTGCAACTGGAAATTTCTGGGCGTTACATGAGAATGTGGAGAATTTACTGGAACCTTTCAAGTTCGAAAAAGATGACAGGGAATTTACCGCACATGCTACTCTTGCCAGGATAAAATTCCTCAAGAAAGATAAGAAAAATGCCTTTATAAATACCGTGAAGGAGTTAAAGGATATTGAAATTGGTACCATGTGGGTAAATAAAGTGGCTCTAAAGAAAAGCACACTTACCCCTGAAGGACCAATTTATGAAACCCTGCACACAGTGTACATGGATTAA
- a CDS encoding DUF1614 domain-containing protein, whose translation MRRQLFYIPFSITFLLFLIIFVTFGLSFLFFGVIISAFVKIGFSIGHAFLILLLSLLGSGINIPLATLRSDTPVVRDAYIRVFGVAYRVPVRHVTRNETTIAVNVGGAVIPILISAYLIMRFPSSLLLTGAGVLIVSIITYSVARPIRGIGIATPALVPPLAAALAAILLTSAVSISDCPIDQCRVVTAYAGGVLGTLIGADLLNLGKIKNLGAPVASIGGAGTFDGIFLSGFIALLLI comes from the coding sequence ATGAGAAGGCAACTTTTTTACATTCCTTTTAGCATTACATTCCTCCTGTTTTTAATCATCTTTGTTACCTTTGGGCTTAGTTTTCTCTTTTTTGGAGTAATTATTTCAGCTTTTGTGAAAATAGGCTTCTCTATAGGACACGCATTTCTTATCCTGCTCCTGTCCCTTCTCGGAAGCGGCATCAATATTCCTCTGGCAACCCTCAGGTCTGATACTCCTGTAGTAAGAGACGCTTATATTCGCGTGTTTGGCGTAGCTTACAGGGTTCCAGTCCGGCATGTGACAAGAAATGAGACGACAATTGCTGTCAATGTAGGGGGAGCAGTTATTCCTATTTTGATTTCAGCTTACCTCATTATGAGGTTTCCCTCTTCTCTTCTGCTTACAGGAGCCGGTGTCCTGATAGTTTCAATCATAACTTATTCAGTAGCAAGGCCTATTCGCGGGATAGGTATCGCAACACCTGCACTGGTACCACCCCTTGCAGCCGCCCTTGCTGCGATTTTACTGACGTCTGCAGTTTCAATTTCTGATTGCCCGATTGACCAGTGCCGCGTTGTCACTGCCTATGCAGGAGGAGTACTTGGAACACTCATAGGTGCTGATCTACTTAATCTTGGAAAAATTAAGAATCTGGGCGCTCCAGTTGCAAGCATTGGAGGGGCAGGAACCTTTGATGGAATCTTTTTAAGCGGGTTCATTGCCCTACTTCTGATATAA